TCTCCCGCCAGCCGCTTGTACTCGTCGGGTGCGCCCGCCCAGTCACCGACGACGACGAGCTTCGGCCACGGCGCCGCCGCGAGCGACTCGAGGGGGATGTCGGCGTCCCAGCACGGTCTCTCCCGCATCGACGTCGCCGCTGCGCGTAGTCGCTTCGGGGTGGGTTCCGCCGGCGGCATGCCGACGCTCTCCGTGATGAGACGCAGATAGTCCTCCGCAGTGAGCTCGGGCGGGAGCGTCACCTGGGACGCGCGAGCGCGGGCGAGGTTCTCGGCGACCACCGGTTCGCTCTCCGCAACCTTCAGGCACCCGGGCTGGATCAGGCACAGCGACCGCACCAGGTCCGGCCGTTCCACCGCCGCGAGCATCGCTGCGACCGCACCGTACGAATGTCCGACGAGATGGGCGCCGTCACCGAGCAGTTCGACGATGTCGGCGGCGTCCACCTCGTAGTCGGTGCGATGGGCCCCGTCGAGATCCGGCGAGTCGCCGTGCCCGCGGCGGTCCATCAGGATCAGCCGACGTGACGCCCGCAAGGGCCGCTGCCGACCGAATCCGTAGGTCTCGTCGTCTCCCTCGGGCGCTTCGTCGACTCCGCAGTCCACTCGCAATCAAGTTCGCTATCCGCCACAGCAATTGCTGCGGCGGATAGCAAAAGCCGTAGCGGATGCTTCGGACCCCGGCCTTGGCGACCTGCAGACATGAGAAAAGCCCCTCACCTGCACTAACAGGTAAGGGGCTCTCTGGCGGTGGCGGTGGGATTTGAACCCACGGACGGGGGTTACCCGTCACGCGCTTTCGAGGCGCGCTCCTTCGGCCGCTCGGTCACGCCACCGCTGACGACTCTAGCGGATTGCAGGCCTCATCCTGAAATCGCCTGGTCACAGCTCCGAAGCCGGCCCTCGATGTTCCCGGAAGAACGCCTCGAGCACGGCCGCGCACTCGGCTTCGAGCACACCACCGCGCACTTCCGGACGGTGCGTGAGGCGCCGATCGCGCACCACGTCCCACAGCGACCCGACGGCGCCCGTCTTCGGCTCCCATGCCCCGAAGACCACCCGCGATACCCGGGAGAGCACCGACGCTCCCGCGCACATCGTGCAGGGTTCGAGGGTCACGGCGAGGGTTGCGCCCTCGAGACGCCATCCGTCGCCGTAGACCTGCGCTGCCGCGCGCAGAGCGAGCACCTCGGCGTGCGCTGTGGGGTCGCCGGTGGCCTCGCGGGAGTTCGCCGCTCGCGCGATCTCGGTGCCGTCCGGCCCGAACACCACCGCGCCCACCGGTACGTCACCGGCGGGCGCGGCAGCGGCGGCCTCCAGCGCGACCCGGATCAATGCCTCGTCGTCGCGCAGCCCCATCTAACGGAGCTTGTCCAGGGTGTTACCCAGGACGTCGTCGAAACCGAGTCGCTGGGCGATCTCGTCGAGTTGCTCGTCGGGATACAGGTCGGTCTCCGACAGGATCACCGAGAGCACCGGCTCGGGCAGACCCATGTCGGCCAGGATGCCGAGGTCGCCTTCCTCCCACGGCTCGATGTCGTCGAGCTCGTCGGGATCGATATCGGGGATCTCGATGTTCAGCGCATCGAGGACGTCGGCTGCGATGTCGTAGTCGACGGCCATCGTCGCGTCGGACAGCAGCAACCTCGTTCCCGCAGGTGCGGGACGCACGATGATGAAGAATTCGTCGTCCACATTCAGCAGACCGAAGACTGCGCCGGAACTTCTCAGCTCCCGCAACTCGGTCACTGCGGTATCGAGACTCGTCAGTGCGGCACCGGACAACACCCGGCACTTCCAACGACCTTCCTCCCGCGTCACGGCGACGGCGAAGCCGTCGAGGTCGTCGCTCGAATTCCCGGCGGGGTTCCCGCTCTGGGTCACGGAAGGGCTCTTGTTCCCTACACGCTGTGCAGCCATGGGCGCAACGGTAGTCGGCCACGTCCGGTGAATGAAGCCCAGCACGGGATATGCCAACCTGATGAGGTGTCCTCAGCCGTCTCTTCCCCGCCCGTCTGTGTCCTCGGCCTCGGTCTGATCGGTGGTTCTCTGCTGCGCGCCGCCGCGGCCACCGGAAGGCAGGCGTGGGGTTACAACAGGTCGTCGCAGGCCGTGGAGGCCGCCGTCGCCGACGGCTTCGACGCGTCCACCGACCTCACGGCCACGCTGCGTCGCGCAGCCGACACCAGCGCCCTGGTGGTGATCGCGGTGCCGATGCCGGCAGTGGGCAGCATCCTCGAGGCGGTGGCCGAGCACGCCCCCGAGGTCGCGCTCACCGACGTGGTGAGCATCAAGGCGGAAGTGGCCGCTGCCGTCGCCGCTCACGGCCTGTCGCGGCGTTTCGTGGGTGGACACCCCATGGCAGGTACGGCGGAGTCCGGCTGGACCGCTGGGACCGCCGACCTGTTCCGCGACGCGGTGTGGGTGGTGACCGTCGACGACGGCACCGATCCCGAGGTGTGGCGGCAGGTCGCCGACCTCGCGCTCGACTGCGGCTCCGTCGTCGTGCCCGCCGAATCCCGGGAGCACGACGCGGCGGTCGCGCGAGTCTCCCATCTCCCCCATCTCCTCGCCGAAGCGCTGGCCCTCTCGGGCGCCGGAGGCGGCGATCTCGCACTCGGTCTCGCCGCCGGCTCCTTCCGGGACGGCACGCGGGTCGCCGCGACGGCCCCGGCCCTGGTCGACGCGATGTGCGAAGGCAACGCGGAAGCCCTGCTGGTCGCGCTGGACGAGACACTCGAGGTGCTGAGAACGGCCCGGGAGCAACTGGCCGACCGCAGCACCTCCGAACTCACCCGCGCCGGTCACGCGGCTCGGACCCGCTACGAACAGCGCCGTCGCGACCCCATCGTCGGCACGCAGCCCGGCGACGAGGGCTGGATCGCAGCGTTCCGCGAGGCCGGACGACGCGGTGGAGTGTGGACACGATGAACCTCCGCGACATCGCCTCGGCGCTGACCACCGGCAAGACGACCCCCACCGAACACGTCCGCTCGGTTCTCGCCGAACTCGACGCCCTCGTCGGGACCCCCTGGGGGAACACCGTCGCCGCCCGCAACGACGAGGCGGCGCTCGAAGCCGCAGCCCTCGCCGACGAGCAGATCGCCGCCGGGAGCTGGATCGGCCCGTTGCACGGCGTCGCGGTCGCGGTGAAGGACAACATCGACGTCGCCGGGTTCCCCACCCGCTGCGGCAGCGCGGTCCTCGCCGATGCGCCTCCGGCCCGGCGCGATGCTCGCGTCATCGAGAAGCTCCGCGAAGCCGGAGCCATCGTGGTGGCGAAGACCCATCTCCACGAGTTCGCCTACGGGCCCACCGGGTTGATCAATGTGTCCGGCGCGGCCCCCCACCCCCACAACCCGGACCTGATCAGCGGTGGTTCGTCGTCGGGCTCCGCAGTGCTGGTCGCGAGGGGCGTCGTGCCCGTCGCGCTGGGAACCGACACCGGCTGCAGCGTCCGTACCCCGGCGGCGCTGTGCGGGATCGTCGGATTCAAGCCGGGCTTCGGTGCCCTGCCCGAGCAGGGCGTGTTCCCGCTGTCGACGACCTTCGACCACGTCGGTCTGCTCGCCGCCGACGCTCTGGACGCCTCACTCGCGTGGGGCGCCCTTCCGGGCATCGCGCACCTGCGCACCCCGGTCTCCGAACTGCGCATCGGACGCCTGCGGGGCGGCATCTGGGATCTGTCACCCGTCTTCGACGAGGCCGTCGAGACGGCGTGCCGCACCCTCACGGATCTGGGCGCCCGCGTCGTCGACGTGGAACTGCCCGAGACCGACGAGATGCTCGAGCTGTATCCCGTGGTCACCGGCTCGGAAGCATACGAGACGCATCGCGCGTGGTTCGAAGCCGATCCCGACCGCTACCAGCCTCCGACGGCCGCTCTGCTCGCCGCGCAACGCGACCGGCCGGCCTACGAATACATCCACGCGGCCCGGGCGGTGGCGCGACTACGTCACGACGTCGTGCACCGCCTCCGCACCGTGGACAAGCTCGACGCGCTGATCACCGTCACTACCGGCGTGCGTTCGGCGCCGCTGACGAGCGATCCCGTCGAGCTGCGCGCACCGCTGCTGCAGATGTGTGTCCCGTTCAGCGTCCTCGGTGTCCCCGCCCTGTCGGTGCCGGCTCCTGACGGCGGGTCGTCGCCGGTCGGACTCCAGATCGTCGGCCTCACCGGCGGAACGCACGGGCACGGTAGCCACCCCGCCGAATCGGCCGCGTTCGCCGTGGCGATGGCGGTGGAGGCGTCGGGACAGCCCTAGATGCGGGAGGCGAGTCCTCGGTACTCGAGGACGAAGCCGTCCTCGTCGACGGTCACCGACGACGACGAGCGCGGCGACAGCACATGGATGCCGTCGGACGCACTGCTGTAGACGACCGTCGCCTCCTCGATGCTGAGATCGATGAGGTTGACGTAGACGACGGGCACCTCCACGTCGTCGGCTCCGGCCTGCAGGTCGTGCCGGCGGATGGGCAGGGCGTTGAAGAACGGGCTGAACACCACATCGACGTCCAACGCCCCGCCGAAGGTGGACCGCTGATGGTCGATGCCGTTGTCGGACATCCAGATGCCCTCTTCGGACCGGGTGAGGGACATGTGCCGTTCGCCCGAAGCGAGGGTGGTGCGCACCGACAATCGGCGGGTGACACCGTTCTCA
This window of the Rhodococcus pyridinivorans genome carries:
- a CDS encoding alpha/beta fold hydrolase → MDCGVDEAPEGDDETYGFGRQRPLRASRRLILMDRRGHGDSPDLDGAHRTDYEVDAADIVELLGDGAHLVGHSYGAVAAMLAAVERPDLVRSLCLIQPGCLKVAESEPVVAENLARARASQVTLPPELTAEDYLRLITESVGMPPAEPTPKRLRAAATSMRERPCWDADIPLESLAAAPWPKLVVVGDWAGAPDEYKRLAGDPLTVTARVVADRIGGELLEVPGFYPHVQQPERVNEALEELWSRADAR
- a CDS encoding nucleoside deaminase, with the protein product MGLRDDEALIRVALEAAAAAPAGDVPVGAVVFGPDGTEIARAANSREATGDPTAHAEVLALRAAAQVYGDGWRLEGATLAVTLEPCTMCAGASVLSRVSRVVFGAWEPKTGAVGSLWDVVRDRRLTHRPEVRGGVLEAECAAVLEAFFREHRGPASEL
- a CDS encoding tRNA adenosine deaminase-associated protein; this encodes MAAQRVGNKSPSVTQSGNPAGNSSDDLDGFAVAVTREEGRWKCRVLSGAALTSLDTAVTELRELRSSGAVFGLLNVDDEFFIIVRPAPAGTRLLLSDATMAVDYDIAADVLDALNIEIPDIDPDELDDIEPWEEGDLGILADMGLPEPVLSVILSETDLYPDEQLDEIAQRLGFDDVLGNTLDKLR
- a CDS encoding prephenate dehydrogenase, with the translated sequence MCQPDEVSSAVSSPPVCVLGLGLIGGSLLRAAAATGRQAWGYNRSSQAVEAAVADGFDASTDLTATLRRAADTSALVVIAVPMPAVGSILEAVAEHAPEVALTDVVSIKAEVAAAVAAHGLSRRFVGGHPMAGTAESGWTAGTADLFRDAVWVVTVDDGTDPEVWRQVADLALDCGSVVVPAESREHDAAVARVSHLPHLLAEALALSGAGGGDLALGLAAGSFRDGTRVAATAPALVDAMCEGNAEALLVALDETLEVLRTAREQLADRSTSELTRAGHAARTRYEQRRRDPIVGTQPGDEGWIAAFREAGRRGGVWTR
- a CDS encoding amidase, translated to MDTMNLRDIASALTTGKTTPTEHVRSVLAELDALVGTPWGNTVAARNDEAALEAAALADEQIAAGSWIGPLHGVAVAVKDNIDVAGFPTRCGSAVLADAPPARRDARVIEKLREAGAIVVAKTHLHEFAYGPTGLINVSGAAPHPHNPDLISGGSSSGSAVLVARGVVPVALGTDTGCSVRTPAALCGIVGFKPGFGALPEQGVFPLSTTFDHVGLLAADALDASLAWGALPGIAHLRTPVSELRIGRLRGGIWDLSPVFDEAVETACRTLTDLGARVVDVELPETDEMLELYPVVTGSEAYETHRAWFEADPDRYQPPTAALLAAQRDRPAYEYIHAARAVARLRHDVVHRLRTVDKLDALITVTTGVRSAPLTSDPVELRAPLLQMCVPFSVLGVPALSVPAPDGGSSPVGLQIVGLTGGTHGHGSHPAESAAFAVAMAVEASGQP
- a CDS encoding putative glycolipid-binding domain-containing protein, translating into MSTPASDATGSASTWPALLTWRAADASRMESVRVQLSGRRIKASGRIVGAECTDHPAFSASYDLVTDENGVTRRLSVRTTLASGERHMSLTRSEEGIWMSDNGIDHQRSTFGGALDVDVVFSPFFNALPIRRHDLQAGADDVEVPVVYVNLIDLSIEEATVVYSSASDGIHVLSPRSSSSVTVDEDGFVLEYRGLASRI